The Francisella hispaniensis FSC454 genome includes the window GTTTACATCCAATATTTATTGATAAACATACTCATACAAACTTAAAAGATTTAGAGGCATATACTCAAAAGCATCCAACTAAACTTATTGGTGAAATTGGTCTAGATAAAAGATTTAAAAACTTCGACAAACAGTTAGATTTTTTCTCGGCACAAATCAGTATAGCTAAAAACCTTGGAAAGCAGGTGATTATTCATGCTATAAAATCACATAACGAAGTAATAAAAATTATTAAAGACTTAAAATTTCAAAATGGTGGAATAATCCATGCTTTTAATGCTAATTATGATATTGGCCAGAAATATATAGATCTTGGCTTTAAACTAGGAGTAGGAGGAATAATTTCTCAACCTCAAGCAAAACTCAAAGAAACTCTACAAAAAATTAAGCCGCAAAATATTGTTTTAGAAACAGACTCTCCAGATATGCAACTTTACAATAGTAGTGGTAAAATTAATACTCCAGAAAATATCCCTAAGATTTTTGAGCTATTAAGCAATATTTATGAAATAAATCCTGCTATACTAAAACAACAAATTTATAATACTAGCTTAGAATTTATCTAAAAAATGTATATATCTAACTTACGCTTACAAAATTTTAGAAATATACCTTTTAAAAGCTTTGACTTTAAAAATAGTATAAATTTTATAGTTGGTAAAAATGGTTCAGGTAAAACATCAATACTTGAATCAATAT containing:
- a CDS encoding TatD family hydrolase, which encodes MFIDTHCHLDFDIFDKTRQKILHNCNYLSVNYFINPATQRSSWDKLIQINRQFSKIVICFGLHPIFIDKHTHTNLKDLEAYTQKHPTKLIGEIGLDKRFKNFDKQLDFFSAQISIAKNLGKQVIIHAIKSHNEVIKIIKDLKFQNGGIIHAFNANYDIGQKYIDLGFKLGVGGIISQPQAKLKETLQKIKPQNIVLETDSPDMQLYNSSGKINTPENIPKIFELLSNIYEINPAILKQQIYNTSLEFI